CTTGCAAAAATGGGAAAGACGAAATACGCTGTATCAGGCAGGAAGAAAAATGCTGCAGAACTCATTGCCGCCTATGAACGCGAACGAGGAAGGAGCTGTCGTAAGTATAAATGTCGATATATTCAGCTCAACGGCAACTTAGGAGATATACCAGTTAGAATCTTCCTCATCAAGTATGGTAGAAACTCCGCATGGAACGTCCTGCTCACCACGGATACTACGATGTCTTTCGTAAAAGCCTTTGAAGTGTATCAGATACGATGGAACATAGAGGTGATGAACAAGGAGACTAAGCAGTATCTCGGATTAGGAGGTTATCAAGGTTGCGACTTCAATGGTCAGATAGCCGATGCAACGCTGTGTTACCTTACATATACCGTCATGGCCTTGGAAAAGAGGTTCACAGAATATCAAACCATGGGGGAACTCTTTTCGGATATGGAGAGCGATCTCATGGCACTCACGTTATGGAAGCGAGTGCTTGCCTGTATCGAACGCATTCTTCGTGTTTTAGGAGAAACACTTGGGTTTGTACGTTGTCAAATAAAAGTGCACAACTGCAAATATAGTTATTTACTCTGATATTTCATTGTTTTTGGATAGAAAATTCTTTTGTTGATTGAATTTTGCTTTATTATTTCTCTTATCTTTTTGATTTTCTCCCCTTGCCCTAAATATACGTCTCTAGGTGTAAGATTATCCAACGATTCATGAAATCTGCTCTCATTATAGTATTTCACCCACCCATCGATAGCATTTTCCAATTCAGAGGGGCAGAAATAATGATTTAGCTTAATTACATTTTTCATTGATCTGTGATATCGTTCTATCTTTCCTTGCGTCTGCGGATGCAAGGGCTTGCCATGAATATGCTTGATATTATATACCTTACCGAGATACTCCTTGAGCGAGGAAGCAATATAGCATGGCCCATTGTCCGATAGTAAGCAAGGAGGATTCTGAAGTGTAACCCCAGCCTTTTCAACTACCTTGTCTATTGTTCTGGATACATCTTCAGAGGTCATATTCGAGCATAGCTCCCAATGGATGATATACCTGCTGTAGTCATCGATTACCCTAGAGAGATAATACCAGCCCCAACCCTTGACTTTGAAATAGGTAAAATCGGTCTGCCACATCTCATTGGGGAATTTAGTCTTATGATGGAACTCATCGGCCGCAAGGACGAAATCATGCTCCATACGTTCCAATAGACCTCTTTCATGCAGAATACGATAAAAGCTTGATTCTGAAACGAATATCTGACTTTCTTCCAATAAAAGGACGGACAATTCCCTGGGGGTGAGCTCAGGATGCTCTAAAGAAAGTTCGACCACTATTTGTCGAATTTTGTCGGGGATTCGGTTCCATGTCGTCTGCCTCCTATAAGGCGTTTCTCTAAGAGCATTCACTCCCCCTGTGGCATATTTCTGATACCAGTTATAAAAAGTACGCCTTGGAATACCTAAGCGTTTGAGGGCCTGAACAATACTTAACTCTGAACGCTTTACTGACAGAACTATAGTCTCTTTCTCTTCCGCACTATAACGTATATACAATTCATGCATAGGGCTTATTCGATGAGTTTCAAGCTTTTTTTACAACGTCATATCTCACTACCAAATCGGCAAGGGCTTCCTTTAAGCGAATATTTTCCTGACGAAGTTCCTTCACCTCATCACTTGTTGCTTCACGGACGATGTCACCATCAAGGCGAGCTTTACCAGCCTCAATGAATTCCTTATTCCATTTGTAATAAGTACTATCGGATATGCCATACTTACGGCAGAGCTCTGCGATGCTCTGTTCGCCACGGATTCCTTCCATCACAATCAATACCTTTTGTTCTGAAGTGAAAATTCGTTTCGTGTTACGACGAATATCCTTTAACAAGGATTCTGATGTTCTCTGCTGAGAACCTGCTGAAAGATTCTTTTTTGTTGTCATTGTGCAAATATACTTTTTTATTAATATAATTCATACTAAAACCCCAAACTTAATTGAGGTCCCAGTTGTGCACTTTTATTTGACAACGTACAATCATAGACATACATCGAATACCCCTTTTCTATTTGCTGCTTGATGAACGAGTTGACCACGGCATAGGACTTTCCACTGCCCGGTGTACCCAGCACGATGGTGGCACGGAACGGGTTCACCACATTGATCCACCCATTGTTCCATTTCTTCTTGTAGTAGAAGCGGGTGGGCAGATTGACGGAATATTCATTCTCCATATACCGCGTTTCCTGCATAAAACTCTCGTTCTCGGTGTTGAATACATCGTCCATCAGGTTGTGCTTCAACAGCCGGCTCATCCACAATCCTGCCATCAGCAGACAGGCATACCCCGCAGAAATCGTAACGACATAAAGCCCCACATTGATGGTAAAAGGCAACGGCAGATGGAGCAGCCATCCATTGAGAAAGAACAGCACACCGCCCATGCCGAGTGCGACATATATCTTCCTCCATGTTATCTTCTCACCCTTCACGCCTTTCGTACCTAAACACGAAAGCCCCAAGAGCACCACGGCAAAGAGTTTTGTATAAAGCATGGAGGAGAAGAGCCCTGCCGTTCGCTGGAAGTTCATCAGGATGCGGTCTACCACGCCGATGCCGATCCCCCACGTGCGGATGGCTCCGTAACCATACCAATACACGTGGATAACCACCAAGATAATACTCACGGCACGCAGAAAATCCATGATTTTCGCCAGTGCCCTTAAATCGTCT
The nucleotide sequence above comes from Segatella oris. Encoded proteins:
- a CDS encoding IS3 family transposase (programmed frameshift), with protein sequence MTTKKNLSAGSQQRTSESLLKDIRRNTKRIFTSEQKVLIVMEGIRGEQSIAELCRKYGISDSTYYKWNKEFIEAGKARLDGDIVREATSDEVKELRQENIRLKEALADLVVRYDVVKKAETHRISPMHELYIRYSAEEKETIVLSVKRSELSIVQALKRLGIPRRTFYNWYQKYATGGVNALRETPYRRQTTWNRIPDKIRQIVVELSLEHPELTPRELSVLLLEESQIFVSESSFYRILHERGLLERMEHDFVLAADEFHHKTKFPNEMWQTDFTYFKVKGWGWYYLSRVIDDYSRYIIHWELCSNMTSEDVSRTIDKVVEKAGVTLQNPPCLLSDNGPCYIASSLKEYLGKVYNIKHIHGKPLHPQTQGKIERYHRSMKNVIKLNHYFCPSELENAIDGWVKYYNESRFHESLDNLTPRDVYLGQGEKIKKIREIIKQNSINKRIFYPKTMKYQSK